In one window of Niallia sp. Man26 DNA:
- a CDS encoding PTS transporter subunit IIBC, with amino-acid sequence MKILSFDFWQKFGKALLVVVAVMPAAGIMISLGKLVSMTGGDLTVIQTIARVMEDIGWGIIGNLHVLFAVAIGGSWAKERAGGAFAALIAFILVNRITGNIFGVNSEMLADPKATVQSLFGSELIVKDYFTSILGAPALNMGVFVGIISGFLGATLFNKFYNYDKLPQSLAFFNGKRFVPFVVIVGSVVTALVLSIVWPFIQGLLNDFGRWIATSRDTAPVIAPFIYGALERLLLPFGLHHMLTVPMNYTELGGTYQILTGSSVGQTVAGQDPLWLAWIADLNNFLAAGDVESYKQLLNEITPARFKVGQMILSCAALIGIALAMYRNVDKDKQKKYKSMFLSAGLAVFLTGVTEPIEFMFMFAAPILYIAYAIMTGLAFAIVDIIDIRVHAFGVIELLTRSPMIIKAGLWLDLVNFVIACAVFFGLNFFVASFLIKKFNFPTPGRAGNYIEEENGESNQEGKTSNTNDNSLATTIIGLLGGRDNIEDVDACMTRLRVTVKDTNAVSTEQQWKQNGALGLIVKDKGVQAIYGPKADVLKSDIQDRLGM; translated from the coding sequence ATGAAAATACTTTCATTTGATTTTTGGCAGAAATTTGGTAAGGCGTTACTTGTTGTTGTCGCAGTTATGCCGGCAGCAGGTATTATGATTTCGCTTGGGAAATTGGTTAGTATGACTGGTGGGGATTTGACAGTTATCCAAACAATAGCACGAGTTATGGAGGACATTGGCTGGGGAATCATTGGGAATCTTCATGTGCTGTTTGCCGTAGCTATTGGTGGTTCTTGGGCGAAGGAACGTGCGGGTGGTGCTTTTGCAGCATTAATTGCTTTCATTCTAGTGAACCGAATTACTGGTAATATTTTTGGTGTAAATAGTGAGATGCTAGCTGATCCTAAAGCAACTGTTCAATCTTTATTTGGTAGTGAATTAATTGTTAAAGATTATTTTACATCGATTCTTGGCGCACCGGCGTTAAATATGGGGGTTTTTGTAGGTATTATCTCGGGTTTCTTAGGAGCTACTCTATTTAATAAATTTTATAATTATGATAAGTTACCACAATCACTTGCATTCTTTAATGGTAAACGGTTTGTTCCATTTGTAGTAATTGTTGGCTCAGTTGTAACCGCTCTCGTTTTATCAATTGTATGGCCATTTATTCAAGGATTATTGAATGATTTTGGTCGTTGGATTGCAACTTCTCGCGATACAGCACCTGTTATTGCTCCATTTATTTATGGTGCATTAGAACGTTTACTATTACCATTTGGTCTACATCATATGTTAACTGTTCCAATGAACTATACGGAACTTGGAGGAACATATCAAATCTTAACAGGTTCTAGTGTTGGACAAACAGTAGCCGGACAAGATCCTCTATGGCTAGCGTGGATTGCTGACTTAAATAATTTTCTTGCAGCTGGTGATGTAGAAAGTTATAAACAGTTATTAAATGAGATAACACCTGCACGTTTTAAAGTAGGACAGATGATACTATCATGTGCTGCTTTGATAGGTATTGCATTGGCGATGTATCGCAATGTAGATAAGGATAAGCAAAAAAAATATAAATCTATGTTCTTGTCAGCTGGATTGGCTGTATTTTTAACTGGTGTCACTGAACCAATCGAGTTTATGTTCATGTTTGCTGCTCCAATTTTGTATATAGCATATGCAATTATGACTGGTTTAGCTTTTGCAATTGTTGATATTATTGATATACGAGTTCACGCCTTTGGAGTAATTGAACTATTAACTCGGTCACCAATGATTATTAAAGCAGGCTTATGGTTAGATTTAGTTAATTTTGTAATCGCCTGTGCAGTGTTTTTCGGATTAAACTTCTTCGTAGCTTCGTTTTTGATTAAAAAATTCAATTTCCCAACTCCTGGACGTGCTGGCAATTATATCGAGGAGGAAAATGGAGAGTCGAACCAAGAAGGGAAAACTTCCAACACAAATGATAATTCACTTGCAACGACGATTATTGGGTTATTAGGCGGCAGAGATAATATTGAAGATGTTGATGCTTGTATGACGAGATTGCGTGTAACGGTAAAGGATACAAATGCCGTTTCTACAGAACAGCAATGGAAGCAAAATGGCGCGTTAGGCCTAATAGTAAAAGATAAAGGGGTACAAGCAATTTATGGTCCTAAAGCAGATGTCTTAAAATCAGACATTCAAGACCGCTTAGGAATGTAA
- a CDS encoding endonuclease/exonuclease/phosphatase family protein, with protein MKLLTLNCHSWLEENQLDKIKYLAKTIKEKSYDVIALQEVSQSISEILIKENIKKDNYGLVLLDELYKLGVTDYQLVWDFSHIGFDVYEEGLAILTKHPIIEKYSFFVTNSRDTNYWKTRKIVGAKISYDNQPISFYSCHLGWWHDEEEPFINQVDSLLNCIPKEDRFYLMGDFNNNASIKDGGYDYLISQGLYDTYHLAEEKDNGITVKGNIDGWDKNSQDIRIDLILTGQLEPINYSGVIFNGKTKRIISDHFGVEIEVDYHKQSG; from the coding sequence ATGAAACTATTAACTTTAAACTGCCACTCTTGGTTAGAAGAAAATCAGCTGGATAAAATAAAATACCTTGCTAAAACAATTAAAGAAAAATCATATGATGTCATTGCTCTTCAAGAGGTGAGTCAATCAATTAGCGAAATACTTATAAAGGAAAATATTAAAAAAGATAATTATGGACTTGTTTTACTAGATGAACTTTATAAGCTTGGAGTAACAGATTATCAATTAGTTTGGGATTTTTCTCATATCGGATTTGATGTATATGAGGAAGGACTAGCTATTCTTACAAAGCATCCAATTATAGAAAAATACTCATTTTTTGTAACAAATAGTAGGGATACAAATTACTGGAAAACAAGAAAGATTGTCGGTGCAAAAATATCCTACGATAATCAACCTATCTCTTTTTATTCTTGTCATCTAGGCTGGTGGCATGATGAAGAAGAGCCATTTATAAATCAAGTTGATTCTCTTTTGAATTGTATTCCAAAGGAAGATAGGTTCTACTTAATGGGGGATTTTAATAATAATGCATCTATTAAAGATGGAGGCTATGATTATTTAATAAGCCAAGGTCTTTATGATACGTACCACCTTGCTGAAGAAAAAGATAATGGCATAACTGTTAAAGGTAATATAGATGGATGGGACAAAAATAGTCAAGATATTCGAATTGATTTAATACTAACAGGACAACTAGAGCCGATTAATTATTCAGGTGTTATTTTTAATGGAAAAACAAAAAGGATTATTTCGGACCATTTTGGAGTCGAAATAGAAGTGGATTACCATAAACAAAGCGGCTGA